A section of the Hemibagrus wyckioides isolate EC202008001 linkage group LG04, SWU_Hwy_1.0, whole genome shotgun sequence genome encodes:
- the exosc5 gene encoding exosome complex component RRP46 — MELDINSPVLREFGSEQSLLSKPDGSATFMQGDTSVMVGVYGPAEVKVNKEIYDRATLEVLIQPKSGMPSVRERTREQCVRETCEAALLSTLHPRSSLTLVLQVVHDDGSLLACCLNAACMVLMDAGLPMSRLFCGVTCAIDAEGQIITDPTAQQEKESRALLTFAIDSKEHNVMMSSTKGSFSMKEMQQCIAVSQKASERIFQFYRDSVKRRYSKIL, encoded by the exons ATGGAGCTGGACATCAATAGTCCAGTTTTAAGGGAGTTTGGCAGCGAACAAAGTTTACTTTCCAAACCTGACGGTTCAGCCACGTTCATGCAAG GAGACACCAGTGTGATGGTTGGAGTGTATGGACCAGCTGAGGTTAAAGTCAACAAGGAGATCTATGATCGAGCGACTTTGGAGGTTCTGATCCAGCCCAAATCCGGCATGCCga GTGTCCGGGAGCGCACGAGAGAGCAATGTGTGCGGGAGACGTGCGAAGCTGCTCTGCTGTCCACTCTTCATCCTCGCTCCTCTCTCACACTGGTCCTGCAGGTGGTGCATGATGACGGATCG TTGTTAGCGTGCTGTCTGAACGCTGCATGCATGGTGCTGATGGACGCCGGGCTGCCCATGAGCCGCCTGTTTTGCGGAGTCACGTGTGCCATCGACGCAGAGGGCCAAATCATCACAGACCCCACGGCTCAGCAGGAAAAG GAAAGTCGAGCCCTATTGACTTTCGCCATCGATAGTAAAGAGCACAACGTTATGATGTCATCAACAAAAGGTTCTTTCTCAATGAAAGAG ATGCAGCAGTGTATAGCCGTGAGCCAGAAGGCGTCTGAGCGGATCTTCCAGTTTTATAGAGATTCCGTGAAACGACGATACTCCAAAATATTATGA
- the bckdha gene encoding 2-oxoisovalerate dehydrogenase subunit alpha, mitochondrial, with translation MAAVRNMQRLWGIGVGAIRRNAALKTSKILQQRAFRINGAQCQQSFDSSMEKPQFPGASAEFIDHLEFIQPNVISGIPVYRVMDRRGQIINPSEDPQLSKDTVLNFYQKMTLLNAMDRILYESQRQGRISFYMTNYGEEGTHIGSAAALDSNDLVFGQYREAGVLMYRGFPLDLFMAQCYGNADDLGKGRLMPVHYGCRDLNFVTISSPLATQLPQAAGAAYAIKRENSNRVVICYFGEGAASEGDAHAGFNFSATLECPIIFFCRNNGYAISTPTHEQYRGDGIAARGPGYGMMSIRVDGNDVFAVYNATKEARRRAVAENQPFLIEAMTYRIGHHSTSDDSSAYRSVDEVNYWDKQDHPISRLRHYMTARGWWGEDEERAWRKQSRKLVLEALERAEKRLKPNPELIFTDVYNEFTPDLAKQKESMVRHLQQYKEHYPLDMYEK, from the exons ATGGCGGCTGTGAGAAACATGCAGAGACTGTGGGGAATCGGTGTTGGTGCGATTCGTCGAAACGCAGCACTGAAAACATCCAAAATCTTGCAGCAAAGAGCTTTCCGCATCAAT GGAGCTCAGTGCCAGCAGTCGTTTGATTCGTCCATGGAGAAGCCTCAGTTCCCCGGCGCCTCGGCCGAGTTCATCGATCACCTGGAGTTCATCCAACCCAACGTGATCTCCGGGATCCCCGTGTACCGAGTCATGGACAGACGCGGCCAGATCATCAACCCGTCCGAGGATCCACAG CTCTCGAAAGATACCGTGTTGAACTTCTACCAAAAGATGACGCTCCTGAACGCCATGGATCGCATTCTGTACGAGTCTCAGAGGCAG GGTCGGATCTCCTTCTACATGACCAACTACGGTGAAGAGGGCACTCACATCGGGAGTGCTGCAGCTCTCGACTCCAACGACCTGGTGTTCGGCCAGTATCGAGAAGCAG GAGTGCTGATGTACCGCGGCTTCCCTCTGGACCTGTTCATGGCGCAGTGTTACGGTAATGCGGACGATCTGGGGAAGGGCAGGTTGATGCCGGTGCACTACGGCTGCAGAGACCTCAACTTCGTCACGATCTCATCTCCTCTGGCCACTCAGCTTCCTCAGG cggcgGGAGCAGCGTACGctataaagagagagaacagtaaTCGAGTGGTGATCTGTTACTTCGGCGAGGGAGCTGCCAGTGAAGGAGACGCCCACGCTGGCTTCAATTTCTCCGCCACATTGGAATGTCCAATCATCTTCTTCTGCCGCAACAACGGTTACGCCATCTCCACCCCCACACACGAGCAGTACCGGGGGGACGGAATCG CCGCTCGAGGCCCAGGCTACGGCATGATGTCTATCCGTGTGGACGGTAACGACGTGTTTGCCGTGTACAACGCTACAAAGGAAGCTCGGCGCAGAGCGGTGGCGGAGAACCAACCTTTCCTCATCGAGGCCATGACCTACAG GATCGGCCACCACAGCACGAGCGACGACAGCTCAGCGTACCGCTCGGTGGACGAGGTGAACTACTGGGACAAGCAGGACCACCCCATCTCCCGCCTCCGACACTACATGACCGCACGCGGCTGGTGGGGCGAGGACGAGGAGCGCGCTTGGAGGAAGCAGTCACGCAAACTCGTCTTAGAGGCCTTAGAAAGAGCCGAGAAGCGTCTCAAACCGAACCCGGAGTTAATTTTCACCGATGTCTATAATGAGTTCACTCCAGACCTGGCTAAACAGAAAGAGTCCATGGTAAGGCACTTGCAGCAGTATAAGGAGCACTACCCGCTAGACATGTATGAGAAATAA